The Gymnodinialimonas sp. 57CJ19 genome includes a window with the following:
- a CDS encoding DUF350 domain-containing protein, whose product MLEQIILAEFISMLFYSVIGMLLMFIAYKIIEFMSPFPIVKEIEEDQNTSLAILIGSVFVAMAIIIAAVILS is encoded by the coding sequence ATGCTTGAACAAATTATCCTCGCCGAGTTCATCTCGATGCTGTTTTACAGTGTCATCGGCATGCTGCTGATGTTCATCGCCTACAAGATCATCGAATTCATGTCGCCCTTCCCGATCGTCAAGGAAATCGAAGAAGATCAGAACACCTCGCTCGCCATCCTGATCGGGTCGGTGTTCGTAGCGATGGCGATCATCATCGCGGCCGTTATTCTTTCGTGA
- a CDS encoding ABC transporter ATP-binding protein — translation MTAPAPSPAIELKGISKAFGPVQANKDISISVAKGTIHGIVGENGAGKSTLMSILYGFYKADAGEIWINGKHTHIPDSQAAIRAGIGMVHQHFKLVENFSVVENVVLGAEDGAMLQPSLRKARRILTELATEYGLDVDPDAIVEDLSVGHQQRVEILKQLYRQAEILILDEPTGVLTPAEADQLFRILGRLKEEGKTIILITHKLREIMDVTDTVSVMRRGEMTATVKTAETSPAGLAELMVGRKVLLEVDKAPPSVGDVVLDVKNLRVVDATGVERVKSISFQIRAGEILGIAGVAGNGQSELLEVLGGMIPATSGEITLHGEPIDITGRYSNGQSRRARGIGHVPEDRQVEGLIMPYEAWENVAFGYHHDPKYQSGMLMNNAAIKADCAEKMERYDVRPPNPRLPARNFSGGNQQKIVVAREMDRQPELLLVGQPTRGVDIGAIEFIHKQIIALRDAGKAVLLVSVELDEILGLSDRIAVMFDGEISGERLPDETNEGDLGLLMAGVNDSKGAA, via the coding sequence AGGCATTTCCAAGGCCTTTGGACCGGTTCAAGCAAATAAAGACATCTCTATTTCAGTGGCCAAGGGCACGATCCACGGGATCGTCGGAGAAAACGGCGCGGGCAAATCAACGCTGATGTCGATCCTTTACGGTTTCTACAAAGCAGATGCGGGCGAGATCTGGATCAACGGCAAACATACCCATATCCCCGACAGCCAGGCCGCCATTCGCGCCGGTATCGGGATGGTGCACCAGCACTTCAAACTGGTCGAGAATTTTAGCGTCGTGGAAAACGTGGTGCTTGGCGCCGAGGATGGCGCCATGTTGCAGCCTTCCCTGCGCAAGGCGCGGCGCATCCTGACGGAACTGGCCACGGAATACGGGCTGGACGTGGACCCGGATGCGATTGTCGAAGACCTGAGCGTTGGCCACCAGCAGCGGGTCGAAATCCTCAAGCAGTTGTATCGTCAGGCCGAAATCCTGATCCTCGATGAACCCACAGGGGTGCTGACCCCGGCCGAAGCGGACCAGTTGTTCCGCATCCTGGGACGTCTGAAGGAAGAGGGGAAGACGATCATCCTCATCACCCACAAACTGCGCGAGATCATGGATGTCACCGACACCGTGTCGGTCATGCGCCGGGGCGAGATGACGGCGACGGTGAAGACCGCCGAGACCTCACCCGCTGGATTGGCGGAGCTGATGGTGGGCCGCAAAGTGCTGCTGGAGGTGGACAAAGCCCCGCCGTCTGTGGGCGACGTTGTGCTGGACGTGAAGAACCTGCGCGTGGTGGACGCAACCGGGGTGGAACGGGTCAAAAGCATCTCGTTCCAGATCCGTGCCGGAGAGATTTTGGGTATCGCGGGCGTGGCAGGCAACGGTCAGTCCGAACTGCTGGAGGTGCTTGGCGGCATGATCCCCGCGACCTCGGGCGAGATCACGCTTCACGGCGAACCGATCGACATCACGGGCCGCTACAGCAACGGTCAAAGCCGCCGTGCCCGTGGCATCGGCCATGTGCCGGAAGATCGTCAGGTCGAAGGGCTGATCATGCCCTATGAGGCCTGGGAAAACGTGGCCTTTGGCTACCACCACGACCCGAAATACCAATCGGGGATGCTGATGAACAACGCGGCAATCAAAGCCGATTGCGCCGAGAAGATGGAGCGGTACGACGTGCGCCCCCCCAACCCCCGGCTTCCGGCGCGGAACTTCTCGGGCGGGAACCAGCAAAAGATCGTGGTCGCCCGCGAAATGGACCGCCAGCCCGAATTGCTGCTGGTCGGCCAACCCACGCGGGGCGTTGATATCGGCGCGATCGAGTTCATTCACAAGCAGATCATCGCCCTGCGCGATGCCGGCAAGGCCGTGCTGTTGGTGAGTGTGGAGCTGGATGAAATCCTCGGTCTCAGCGACCGCATCGCCGTGATGTTTGACGGCGAAATCAGCGGCGAGCGTCTGCCCGATGAAACCAACGAAGGTGATCTCGGCCTGTTGATGGCCGGTGTGAACGACAGCAAGGGGGCTGCGTAA
- a CDS encoding DUF4178 domain-containing protein, whose translation MTNAAGLGSVNCTSCGAGLSVLGGGRVLSHVCGYCGAVLDTQDGYKEVDNIGKRNHPDSPVQIGMALTLEGVEFTVIGTLGLVEHYGGQTWKWVEHQLYSPTHGYGWLNVEDGQLTWSRKVRDFNMNHWLSASTVERSEVPPTRTYNGEKYRYYDMAVAQIDFMEGEFNWVPKLGDKNTVINLLGPDGMLTLVKSPTEREVEFTRLLPRAETAKDLGFEASALGAVGDVHPLTPYTPLPEEGLLRKVLGLVAIVAAVLGLVFMFSGGREILETPYNDVTTLPRSFEFQIDNTTQLAQVQFLSTFNNQWATLGTEIRGPDGVVVLSGERTISYYSGRSGGESWSEGSRRNTFRFRPSQAGTYTASLVQTQGSNPDQGTVALRVSQGKPTGFWLLGLAIIAGIGWLIVTGRRALHTKRRFAGSDWNDD comes from the coding sequence ATGACAAACGCGGCGGGGCTGGGATCAGTCAATTGCACCTCTTGCGGGGCCGGCCTGTCCGTATTGGGCGGTGGCCGCGTATTGTCCCACGTTTGCGGCTATTGCGGCGCGGTTCTGGACACGCAGGACGGCTACAAGGAAGTCGACAACATCGGCAAACGCAACCATCCCGACAGCCCCGTGCAGATCGGCATGGCGCTGACGCTGGAAGGGGTCGAATTCACCGTCATCGGCACGCTGGGCCTGGTTGAGCACTATGGGGGGCAGACGTGGAAGTGGGTGGAGCATCAGCTGTACTCGCCCACACACGGCTATGGGTGGCTGAATGTCGAAGACGGGCAGCTGACCTGGTCGCGTAAAGTGCGCGATTTCAACATGAATCATTGGTTGAGCGCCTCGACGGTCGAACGGTCCGAGGTGCCGCCAACGCGCACCTATAATGGCGAGAAGTACCGTTATTATGACATGGCGGTTGCTCAGATCGACTTCATGGAAGGCGAATTCAACTGGGTGCCCAAACTGGGTGACAAGAACACGGTCATCAACCTGCTTGGCCCTGACGGGATGCTGACGCTGGTCAAATCCCCGACCGAGCGTGAGGTGGAGTTTACCCGCCTTCTGCCCCGCGCCGAAACCGCCAAAGACCTTGGGTTTGAGGCATCCGCCCTTGGCGCGGTGGGCGATGTGCATCCTCTCACGCCCTATACGCCGCTGCCCGAAGAAGGGCTGTTGCGCAAGGTTCTGGGGCTTGTGGCCATTGTCGCCGCCGTACTTGGCTTGGTGTTCATGTTCTCGGGCGGGCGCGAGATCCTTGAGACGCCCTACAACGACGTCACCACCCTTCCGAGGTCGTTCGAGTTCCAGATCGACAACACCACGCAATTGGCGCAGGTGCAGTTCTTGAGCACGTTCAACAACCAATGGGCCACCCTGGGCACCGAAATTCGCGGCCCCGACGGCGTCGTCGTATTGTCTGGCGAGCGCACGATTTCCTATTATTCCGGCCGCTCCGGCGGTGAGAGCTGGTCCGAGGGCAGCCGCCGCAACACGTTCCGATTCCGCCCGTCACAGGCAGGCACCTACACGGCCTCGCTGGTGCAGACCCAAGGGTCGAACCCCGACCAAGGCACCGTGGCGCTGCGCGTGTCCCAAGGCAAGCCGACAGGCTTCTGGCTGCTTGGCCTTGCGATCATCGCGGGCATCGGGTGGCTGATCGTCACCGGACGCCGGGCGCTGCACACGAAACGCCGGTTCGCCGGCTCTGACTGGAATGACGACTGA
- a CDS encoding M24 family metallopeptidase translates to MASNNLNFADEDYHARLAKLRAAMDGQGLDWLIITDPSNMAWISGYDGWSFYVHQAVVVGPTGLPVWWGRAMDALGALRTVYMPDDHVVGYDDTYVQNPEKHPHGTLAALLLERGAGKARIGVELDNYYYSAAAHHTLLAHLPDAALVDATGLVNWQRAVKSPAEIDRMRKAAGIVEAMHRRILEVAEPGLPKHHLVAEILRTSVLGTDEAWGDYPAIVPLTPSGMDATAPHLTWDDKPMAQGEATFFEIAGVYRRYHCPQSRTLFLGNMPDSYKRAEEAVLEASAQALSAAKPGNTCEDIARAFNTTLNRLGYEKDSRCGYAIGLSYPPDWGERTMSFRSGDTTVLEPGMTFHFMPALWLDDGGIEITEPILITDTGVECLSSLPREVFVK, encoded by the coding sequence ATGGCCAGCAACAATCTCAATTTCGCCGATGAAGACTACCATGCCCGTCTGGCCAAGCTACGCGCGGCGATGGACGGACAAGGGCTGGACTGGCTGATCATCACCGACCCGTCCAACATGGCGTGGATATCGGGCTATGACGGCTGGTCGTTCTACGTCCATCAAGCCGTGGTTGTGGGGCCCACGGGTCTGCCGGTCTGGTGGGGCCGCGCGATGGATGCACTGGGGGCGCTGCGCACTGTCTATATGCCCGACGATCATGTGGTGGGCTACGATGACACCTACGTCCAGAACCCCGAAAAGCACCCCCATGGGACATTGGCCGCCTTGCTGCTGGAACGCGGTGCAGGGAAGGCACGGATTGGGGTGGAGCTGGACAATTACTACTACTCCGCCGCTGCCCATCATACGCTTCTGGCGCATCTGCCCGACGCCGCCTTGGTCGATGCCACGGGCCTCGTGAACTGGCAACGCGCCGTGAAATCCCCCGCCGAGATTGACCGGATGCGCAAAGCGGCCGGCATTGTCGAGGCCATGCACCGCCGTATCCTGGAGGTGGCCGAACCGGGCCTGCCCAAGCACCATCTGGTGGCCGAGATCCTGCGCACCTCGGTGTTGGGCACGGATGAGGCTTGGGGCGATTACCCCGCGATTGTGCCCCTGACGCCCTCGGGCATGGACGCCACTGCACCGCATCTGACGTGGGATGACAAACCCATGGCGCAGGGAGAGGCCACGTTCTTCGAGATCGCAGGCGTCTACCGCCGCTACCATTGCCCCCAGTCGCGCACCCTGTTTCTGGGCAATATGCCCGACAGCTACAAACGCGCCGAAGAGGCAGTGCTCGAGGCCAGCGCACAAGCGCTTTCGGCGGCCAAACCGGGCAACACCTGCGAAGACATCGCCCGCGCGTTCAACACCACGCTGAACCGGTTGGGATACGAGAAGGACAGCCGCTGCGGCTACGCCATCGGTCTCAGCTATCCGCCCGATTGGGGCGAGCGGACGATGTCCTTCCGGTCTGGCGATACGACGGTGCTGGAACCGGGCATGACCTTCCATTTCATGCCGGCCCTCTGGCTGGACGACGGCGGGATCGAAATCACCGAACCGATCCTGATTACCGATACCGGCGTCGAATGTCTCTCTTCCCTCCCACGGGAAGTCTTCGTTAAATAA
- a CDS encoding polyamine aminopropyltransferase, producing MSETTGGQAEPENGGLTPKVAWLLAATFIVAVAGLIYELIAATISSYLLGDSIRQFSFVIGVFLSAMGVGAWASRFVGDALAAFVRAQIALGAIGGALGPVLFFSYAIYGSVGLPLYGGLVAIGVLSGMEIPLISRVMKEIGAAEFRFENVLTADYIGALAASLAFPLLIVPNLPLMSASLAFGILNLLVAGFSLYLFSDRLARGLWWAWGALLLASLFAFGMSERMVSAVDARLFQDEVIFSETTAYQSIVITRFDERYRLFLDHSIQFDSLDEHRYHEALVHPAMGLVADARRVLVLGGGDGMAVREVLRHEDVEHVTLVDLDPRVTELFATHPDLVSLNDGALTDPRVEIVNADAWVWAAEAEGTFNVIIADLPDPKSIALSKLYSLEFYAMLTERLSSHGLLVTQAGSPTFATEAFWITEATLAATRNPIAPGETLETVAYQTYLPSFGNWGFVMAGQMLPATDRSPELPDGLRYLTADVWRAAQAFGVDQARPENVPINTIQGHPLVAAYQRGWEYWFR from the coding sequence GTGAGCGAGACCACAGGGGGGCAGGCCGAGCCGGAGAACGGCGGGCTGACCCCGAAGGTTGCATGGCTGCTGGCAGCTACGTTTATCGTGGCCGTCGCGGGCCTGATCTATGAGCTGATTGCGGCCACGATATCCAGCTATCTGCTGGGGGATTCGATCCGCCAGTTCTCCTTCGTCATCGGCGTATTCCTCAGTGCCATGGGCGTGGGAGCCTGGGCGTCGCGCTTTGTGGGCGACGCATTGGCGGCCTTTGTGCGGGCTCAGATCGCCTTGGGGGCCATCGGCGGCGCGCTGGGGCCGGTGCTGTTTTTCAGCTACGCGATCTATGGCTCGGTCGGGTTGCCGCTCTATGGCGGGCTTGTGGCTATTGGGGTGCTGTCGGGGATGGAAATCCCCCTGATCAGCCGGGTGATGAAAGAGATCGGCGCGGCGGAATTTCGGTTTGAGAACGTCCTGACTGCCGACTACATCGGCGCATTGGCCGCGTCCCTGGCGTTCCCCCTGCTGATCGTGCCCAACCTGCCGCTGATGAGCGCGTCGCTTGCCTTCGGCATCCTCAACCTGCTGGTCGCAGGTTTCTCTCTCTACCTGTTCTCGGACCGCTTGGCGCGGGGCTTGTGGTGGGCATGGGGCGCGCTCCTCCTCGCTTCGCTCTTCGCATTTGGGATGAGTGAACGGATGGTGTCCGCCGTCGACGCAAGGCTCTTCCAGGATGAGGTGATCTTCTCGGAAACCACAGCGTACCAAAGCATCGTGATCACCCGGTTCGACGAGCGCTACCGCCTGTTTCTGGATCATTCGATCCAGTTCGATAGCCTTGATGAGCATCGCTACCACGAGGCGTTGGTGCATCCGGCAATGGGGCTTGTGGCAGACGCGCGGCGGGTGCTGGTTTTGGGCGGAGGCGACGGCATGGCGGTCCGAGAGGTGTTGCGCCATGAGGACGTGGAACATGTGACATTGGTGGACCTGGATCCCCGCGTCACCGAGTTGTTTGCGACGCACCCCGATCTGGTATCGCTTAACGATGGCGCTCTGACTGATCCGCGGGTTGAGATTGTGAACGCGGATGCCTGGGTCTGGGCCGCAGAGGCGGAAGGCACCTTCAATGTGATTATCGCCGACTTGCCGGATCCCAAGAGCATCGCGCTGAGCAAGCTCTATTCCCTCGAATTCTACGCCATGCTGACGGAGCGCTTATCGAGCCACGGCTTGCTAGTGACGCAAGCAGGATCGCCCACCTTCGCGACCGAAGCGTTCTGGATCACGGAAGCCACCCTCGCGGCCACACGCAACCCAATCGCGCCAGGAGAGACCCTGGAGACGGTGGCGTATCAAACCTACCTTCCGAGTTTCGGTAATTGGGGTTTCGTGATGGCGGGCCAAATGCTCCCCGCCACAGATCGCTCTCCAGAATTACCAGATGGGCTGCGGTATCTCACAGCAGACGTGTGGCGAGCGGCGCAGGCCTTCGGCGTGGATCAAGCGCGACCAGAGAATGTGCCCATCAATACGATCCAAGGACATCCACTGGTGGCCGCCTATCAACGCGGTTGGGAATATTGGTTCCGTTAA
- a CDS encoding ABC transporter permease gives MPMWADVTLIPLISIILALIVSGAVVALIGENPFRAMTIMINGAFGSAYGWGYTLFYATNFMFTGLSVAVAFHARLFNIGGEGQAYVAGIGAAVACLLIPWPHWSLALLGTIVLTALCGAAWAAIPAYLQAKRGSHIVITTIMFNFIAASLMIYVLNNVFTIPGSAETASIRFPEATHLPNAGEFAGFLGFRASTPLNVSFFLALLAAVGVWLLIWRTKLGYEIRAFGHSETAAVYAGINPVKITMIAMLISGGLAGLMAVNAVQGESEQLRLDFVGGAGFVGIAVALMGRSHPIGICLAALLFGMLYQGGAELAFEMPAVNREMILVIQALVILFTGALDNMVRMPMEKLFRAMRRRG, from the coding sequence ATGCCCATGTGGGCCGATGTGACGCTGATCCCGCTGATCTCGATCATCCTTGCGCTGATCGTGTCCGGGGCCGTTGTGGCCCTGATCGGCGAGAACCCGTTTCGCGCCATGACGATCATGATTAACGGCGCGTTTGGTTCGGCCTATGGCTGGGGCTACACGCTGTTTTATGCGACGAACTTCATGTTCACCGGCCTGTCCGTGGCCGTGGCCTTCCACGCCCGCCTGTTCAACATTGGCGGCGAAGGTCAGGCCTATGTGGCGGGCATCGGCGCGGCGGTTGCCTGCCTTCTGATCCCTTGGCCCCATTGGTCGCTTGCGCTGTTGGGCACCATTGTGCTGACCGCCCTTTGTGGCGCGGCTTGGGCCGCAATCCCGGCCTATCTGCAAGCCAAACGCGGCAGCCACATCGTGATTACCACGATCATGTTCAACTTTATCGCTGCGTCGCTGATGATCTATGTGCTCAACAACGTCTTCACGATCCCCGGCTCGGCTGAAACGGCCAGCATTCGTTTCCCCGAGGCCACCCACCTGCCCAATGCAGGGGAATTCGCAGGCTTTCTGGGCTTTCGCGCCTCGACCCCCCTGAACGTCAGCTTCTTTCTGGCGCTGCTTGCCGCTGTGGGCGTCTGGCTGCTGATCTGGCGCACGAAACTGGGGTACGAGATCCGTGCCTTTGGCCATTCGGAAACCGCTGCCGTCTATGCCGGGATCAACCCCGTCAAGATCACCATGATCGCCATGCTGATTTCAGGCGGTTTGGCGGGTCTTATGGCGGTCAATGCCGTGCAGGGCGAAAGTGAGCAGCTGCGGCTGGATTTCGTCGGCGGCGCGGGCTTCGTGGGCATCGCCGTGGCGCTTATGGGCCGTTCGCACCCCATTGGCATATGCCTTGCCGCGCTGCTGTTTGGAATGCTCTACCAAGGCGGCGCTGAATTGGCGTTCGAGATGCCCGCCGTCAACCGAGAGATGATCCTGGTGATCCAGGCCCTCGTGATCCTGTTCACCGGCGCGTTGGACAATATGGTTCGGATGCCGATGGAAAAACTTTTCCGCGCAATGCGGCGCCGGGGCTGA
- a CDS encoding aspartate aminotransferase family protein, translating into MLTNDQLSRWDQDHFFHPSTALGAHARGEAQGMIVKTAEGCHIIDRDGNRMLDAFAGLYCVNIGYGRQEVAEAIAAQARELAYYHSYVGNGTEASVTLAKMVADRAPEGLNRVFFGQGGSDANETNIKLVWYYNNILGRPQKKKIISRWRGYHGSGLMSGSLTGLSLFHKKFDLPLDTVRHTTAPYYYQREDANQSEADFVAMCVADLEQMIADEGADTIAAFIAEPVIGTGGIVPPPEGYWAAIQKVLKQHDILLIADEVITGFGRLGTMFGSTHYDMDPDIITIAKGLTSAYAPLSGSIVHDRVFEVLAKGTDENGPLGHGWTYSAHPIGAAAGVANLKLLDSLGLVQNAGEVGPYLTQQMRNAFEGHDHVGDIRGVGMMTALELVADRDSRAGFDPAAKVVPQISAAMAKRGVIARAMPQADIVGYSPPFCLTREEADTIVGVTVEAVAEVLG; encoded by the coding sequence ATGCTGACGAACGACCAACTAAGCCGGTGGGATCAGGACCACTTCTTTCACCCCTCCACCGCGCTGGGGGCCCATGCGCGGGGTGAAGCACAGGGGATGATCGTCAAGACCGCCGAGGGCTGTCACATCATCGACCGCGACGGCAACCGGATGCTGGACGCATTCGCCGGGCTCTACTGTGTGAATATCGGTTATGGCCGCCAAGAGGTGGCCGAAGCCATCGCCGCCCAAGCGCGAGAGCTGGCCTATTATCATTCCTACGTGGGCAATGGCACCGAGGCCTCGGTCACGCTGGCCAAGATGGTGGCGGATCGCGCGCCGGAGGGGTTGAACCGCGTGTTCTTCGGGCAAGGCGGCTCGGACGCGAACGAGACCAACATCAAGTTGGTCTGGTACTACAACAACATCCTTGGACGGCCCCAGAAGAAGAAGATCATCTCTCGCTGGCGGGGCTATCATGGGTCCGGCTTGATGAGCGGCTCCCTCACGGGCTTGAGCCTGTTCCACAAGAAGTTTGACCTGCCGCTGGACACGGTGCGACACACGACTGCGCCCTATTATTACCAACGAGAAGACGCCAATCAGTCCGAGGCCGATTTCGTCGCCATGTGCGTGGCGGACCTGGAGCAGATGATTGCCGACGAGGGCGCGGACACCATCGCGGCCTTCATCGCAGAGCCGGTGATCGGGACGGGCGGCATTGTCCCCCCGCCTGAGGGCTATTGGGCCGCGATCCAGAAGGTACTGAAGCAGCACGATATCCTGTTGATCGCCGATGAGGTTATCACCGGCTTCGGGCGGTTGGGGACCATGTTCGGGTCAACGCACTACGATATGGACCCCGATATCATCACCATCGCCAAGGGCCTTACCAGCGCCTATGCGCCGTTGTCGGGTTCCATCGTCCATGACCGCGTGTTCGAGGTTCTGGCCAAGGGCACCGACGAGAACGGGCCATTGGGCCACGGTTGGACATACTCCGCCCACCCCATTGGCGCGGCAGCGGGGGTGGCGAACCTGAAACTGCTCGATAGCCTGGGGCTGGTGCAGAACGCGGGCGAAGTCGGCCCCTACCTGACGCAACAGATGCGCAACGCGTTCGAGGGCCACGACCATGTGGGCGACATTCGTGGCGTCGGCATGATGACCGCGCTGGAGCTGGTCGCGGACCGTGACAGCCGCGCGGGGTTTGACCCGGCGGCCAAGGTGGTGCCCCAGATCTCGGCGGCGATGGCCAAGCGTGGGGTGATCGCGCGGGCGATGCCGCAGGCCGATATCGTCGGCTATTCCCCGCCCTTCTGCCTGACCCGAGAGGAAGCCGACACCATCGTCGGCGTCACCGTCGAGGCTGTGGCCGAGGTTCTGGGCTAG
- a CDS encoding ABC transporter permease has product MDFMTILQLLDSTVRLATPLLLACLAGLFSERAGIFDIGLEGKMLAAAFFSAAIAFTTGNVWIGLGAGILASIVLSLLHGLASITFRGNQLISGVALNFLASGLTVVIAQTWFSQGGRTPPLTGASRFNEVVLPGAASRIRDIAELGPLGQIYSELISGHSILVYISLLIVPLSWWVLYRTRFGLRLRAVGENPGAVDTAGISVVALRYAAVVICGVLCGLAGAYLATGLSAGFVKEMSAGRGFIALAALIFAKWRPWYALYACLLFGLLDAVGNRFQNIEIFSITVPVQFMQALPYILTVVILAGFVGRAIPPRAGGEPYVKER; this is encoded by the coding sequence ATGGATTTCATGACCATCCTGCAATTGCTCGACAGCACGGTGCGCCTTGCGACACCCCTTCTGCTGGCCTGCCTCGCCGGGCTATTCTCTGAGCGGGCGGGGATCTTCGATATCGGGCTGGAAGGCAAGATGTTGGCGGCCGCGTTTTTCTCGGCGGCAATCGCCTTCACGACGGGCAATGTTTGGATCGGCCTCGGGGCGGGGATCTTGGCGTCCATTGTCCTCTCTCTCCTGCACGGGCTGGCGTCGATCACCTTCCGGGGCAATCAACTGATCTCGGGCGTGGCGCTAAACTTCCTCGCCAGCGGCCTGACGGTGGTGATTGCGCAAACCTGGTTCTCGCAAGGGGGGCGCACGCCGCCTCTGACCGGGGCCTCCCGTTTTAACGAGGTCGTCCTACCGGGCGCCGCATCGCGCATCCGCGACATCGCCGAGTTGGGGCCTCTGGGGCAAATCTATTCCGAGCTGATCTCGGGCCATTCAATCTTGGTCTACATCTCGCTGCTTATCGTGCCGCTTTCCTGGTGGGTCCTCTATCGGACCCGCTTCGGGTTGCGCTTGCGTGCTGTGGGCGAAAACCCGGGTGCGGTGGATACCGCAGGCATCTCCGTGGTCGCCTTGCGCTATGCGGCCGTCGTAATCTGCGGCGTATTGTGCGGATTGGCCGGGGCCTATCTGGCGACAGGCCTCTCCGCAGGCTTCGTGAAAGAGATGAGCGCAGGGCGTGGCTTCATCGCCCTCGCCGCCCTGATCTTCGCGAAATGGCGCCCCTGGTACGCCCTATACGCCTGCCTCCTGTTCGGCCTGCTGGATGCCGTCGGCAACCGGTTCCAGAATATCGAGATCTTCTCGATCACAGTGCCGGTGCAGTTCATGCAAGCGCTACCCTACATCCTTACGGTCGTGATCCTCGCAGGCTTCGTCGGCCGTGCTATCCCGCCCCGTGCGGGGGGAGAGCCCTACGTCAAAGAACGCTAG
- a CDS encoding LysE family translocator — MMETLLPFLPAFAIASGILLVGASSPGPAVAMLMGISVGQGRSAGLIACAGIATGSATINLLTITGVGLILSQAAWAMMALRVFGSAYLLYLAYGAFRKALHPPKIAAIEVKRQTAPALFAKGYLLQITNPKAIAFWLAIAGVGATANAPLWVIGLFMASMWVISFACHAAWALALSATPARRAYHHTRRYIEGALGAFFTFAAFKLATTRS, encoded by the coding sequence ATGATGGAAACGCTCCTCCCCTTTTTGCCCGCCTTCGCCATTGCCTCTGGCATCTTGCTTGTCGGCGCCTCCTCTCCGGGGCCGGCTGTGGCGATGTTGATGGGCATTTCCGTGGGGCAAGGGCGCAGTGCCGGGCTGATCGCCTGTGCGGGCATCGCCACGGGGTCGGCCACGATCAACCTGCTGACGATTACGGGCGTCGGCCTGATCCTGAGCCAAGCCGCTTGGGCGATGATGGCGCTACGGGTCTTTGGGTCTGCCTATCTGCTCTATCTGGCCTATGGTGCGTTCAGAAAGGCGCTTCACCCGCCGAAGATCGCGGCGATCGAGGTGAAACGCCAAACTGCGCCTGCCCTGTTTGCCAAGGGCTATCTGCTGCAAATCACGAACCCGAAAGCCATCGCCTTTTGGCTGGCCATCGCGGGCGTCGGGGCCACGGCAAACGCGCCGCTGTGGGTGATTGGCCTGTTCATGGCGTCCATGTGGGTGATTTCCTTCGCCTGCCATGCCGCTTGGGCGCTGGCGCTGTCAGCGACGCCTGCGCGCCGCGCCTACCACCACACCCGCCGCTATATCGAGGGCGCCCTGGGCGCGTTCTTCACCTTCGCCGCCTTCAAACTTGCGACTACTCGGAGCTGA
- a CDS encoding DUF4178 domain-containing protein: protein MTDTHVTCPNCGYGHDNLRKSTRMFDCPACGTTLFRENETVAPVGNSGEMHDYPMLFGIGDTVHVDGQKYVIQGHARYDYGRGTWDEMYGENSKGEGAWISIDEGDVVVQYPFEGNAGPRRSDPPAVGTKFSYSSKDYVVTEADTAKCIAVRGQFPELIQVDDEHYFINASGSSGQLLSGEFWEGGHQWYDGAWLDPFTLKVDRQDGSSGP, encoded by the coding sequence ATGACTGACACCCACGTCACATGCCCTAATTGCGGTTATGGCCACGACAACCTCCGAAAATCGACGCGGATGTTTGATTGCCCCGCCTGTGGCACAACGCTGTTCCGAGAGAATGAGACGGTCGCGCCGGTCGGCAATAGCGGCGAAATGCACGATTATCCGATGCTGTTCGGGATCGGCGACACTGTCCACGTCGATGGTCAGAAATACGTCATCCAAGGCCATGCGCGCTACGATTACGGGCGCGGAACATGGGACGAGATGTACGGAGAAAACAGCAAGGGCGAGGGCGCCTGGATCTCGATTGATGAGGGCGATGTCGTCGTCCAATACCCCTTCGAGGGCAATGCAGGCCCGCGCCGCAGTGACCCGCCCGCCGTGGGCACGAAGTTCAGCTATTCCAGCAAAGACTACGTCGTCACCGAAGCGGATACCGCCAAGTGCATCGCCGTGCGCGGGCAATTTCCCGAGCTGATCCAGGTCGATGACGAACACTATTTCATCAACGCCTCGGGGTCATCGGGGCAGCTTTTGTCCGGAGAGTTCTGGGAGGGCGGCCACCAATGGTATGATGGCGCGTGGCTTGATCCGTTCACGTTGAAAGTGGATCGCCAAGACGGGAGTTCTGGCCCATGA